In Portunus trituberculatus isolate SZX2019 chromosome 28, ASM1759143v1, whole genome shotgun sequence, one genomic interval encodes:
- the LOC123510346 gene encoding basic salivary proline-rich protein 2-like: MKEGGTVRAGVAVYPNSSFTEGAVVSTGGRGRRCQAAFLPLPRHRTSAERQLSPWKASTCAAKPLPSPGHRAPTARQLPLDKLGVPSFPPEGIGRPQHGSFPLDKLGVPSFPPEGIGRPQHGSFGDHFHDFVPVDSSKEHGGPPPGSAPGGIVSSFRPPRPQQGFPPPGSAPGGIVSSFRPPKPQQGSPPPGSAPGGIVSSFRPPKPSRPFKPAGPTGSGLRPGIAPGEGGPVIPILVDERDGPHADGTYSFNFETGNGISRQEQGYPQDPQGAVESQGGWSFTFPDGTPGVFNFVADENGYRIESDLLPTPHPLPAHALAQIEFARQQEAQVKPQPHGDYGR, encoded by the exons atgaaggagggagggacggtgaGGGCGGGTGTAGCTGTATATCCCAACTCTTCCTTTACAGAAGGTGCTGTTGTGTCTACTGGTGGGCGTGGCCGCCGCTGCCAagctgccttccttcccctacCAAGGCATCGGACGTCCGCAGAAAGGCAGCTTTCCCCATGGAAAGCTAGTACCTGCGCAGCAAAGCCTCTTCCCTCACCAGGGCATCGGGCGCCCACAGCACGGCAGCTTCCACTTGATAAGCTAGGagttccatccttccctcccgaGGGCATCGGACGCCCACAGCACGGCAGCTTCCCACTTGATAAGCTAGGAgttccgtccttccctccagAGGGCATCGGACGCCCACAGCACGGCAGCTTCGGCGACCACTTTCATGATTTTGTCCCTGTCGACTCTTCAAAGGAACACGGCGGCCCTCCACCAGGCAGCGCCCCTGGTGGTATCGTCAGCTCCTTTAGGCCGCCACGTCCCCAGCAAGGCTTCCCGCCACCAGGCAGCGCCCCTGGCGGAATCGTCAGCTCCTTCAGGCCTCCAAAGCCCCAGCAAGGGTCCCCGCCACCAGGCAGCGCCCCTGGCGGTATCGTCAGCTCCTTCAGGCCTCCAAAGCCCTCACGACCCTTCAAGCCAGCAGGACCTACGGGGTCCGGCCTCCGTCCCGGCATTGCCCCCGGGGAGGGCGGCCCAGTGATCCCCATCCTGGTGGACGAGCGGGACGGGCCCCACGCTGACGGCACCTACAGCTTCAACTTCGAGACCGGCAACGGCATCTCCCGCCAGGAGCAAGGATACCCGCAGGATCCCCAGGGCGCCGTGGAGTCCCAGGGCGGCTGGTC CTTCACCTTCCCTGACGGCACCCCCGGCGTGTTCAACTTCGTGGCTGACGAGAACGGTTACCGCATCGAGTCTGACCTCCTGCCCACGCCCCACCCGCTGCCCGCCCACGCCCTTGCGCAGATCGAGTTCGCCCGCCAGCAGGAGGCGCAGGTCAAGCCTCAACCACACGGAGACTACGGTCGCTAG